In Spinacia oleracea cultivar Varoflay chromosome 5, BTI_SOV_V1, whole genome shotgun sequence, a single window of DNA contains:
- the LOC110795817 gene encoding pentatricopeptide repeat-containing protein At3g06920 — translation MQCRISGIILHSDYKRGISYIIQSKFASLHGKHPEQECRDFTSPGLDSIRSSGYVQESNQGVEGVCKILESGAWGSGIEAALYGVSEKPQQGLIIAVLKKLKDVNTAINYFRWTERSTNQVHCPEAYNSLLMIMARSKQFHNLEEILEEMSHAAFGPSNNTCIEFVLCCVKSHLLDEAFQFIQIMRKFKFRPAFSAYTTLIGSLSVVSKPDLVLTLFQQMQELGYEVNVHLFTTVIRAFAREGRIDIVLSLLDEMRNNAFVADIVLYNVCIDCFGKLGKVDMAWKFFHEMKAQGFMPDDVTYTSMIGVLCKANRLDEAEELFNQMEDGREVPCAYAYSTMIMGYGSAGMFDKAYMLLERQKEKGSIPSVIAYNCILTCLGKKGKVEEALKLLNDMKKDAAPNLLTYNLLIDMLCSVGNADAAFELQDSMREAGFVPHVTTVNIMINRLCKAHKLDEACSIFEGLGDKFCTPDAVTFCTLIDGLGRSGRVDDAYRLYEKMLDSGHVPNAVVFTSLIKNFFNVGRPADGHKVYKEMLRNGVSPDLRLFNTYMDCVFKAREVDKGRALFEEIKAKGFVPDIRSYSVLINGLVKAGFARETYQLYYSMKEQGYTLDTRAYNIIIDGFCKSGKVNKAYQLLEEMRAKHVVPTVVTYGAVIDGLAKIDRLDEAYMLFEEAKSIGITLNVTVYSSLIDGFGKVGRIDEAYLIMEEMMQNGLTPNVYTWNSLLNALTKAEEINEALVCFQSMKDLKCTPNAFTYSILIDGLCRVRKFNKAFVFLQDMKKQGLEPNAVTYTTMICGLAKAGNVTEAYALFKKFKEKGGRLDSACYNATIEGLSIANRGLDAYLLFEEARQRGFDIHSKTCVVLLDALHRAECLEQAGFVGAILKETAKAKHASRSF, via the exons ATGCAATGCCGTATTTCAG GAATTATCCTTCATTCGGATTATAAGCGTGGTATATCCTATATCATTCAGAGTAAATTTGCATCCTTGCATGGGAAACATCCGGAGCAGGAGTGCAGGGATTTTACATCTCCTGGTTTGGATAGCATCAGAAGCTCAGGATATGTCCAGGAATCAAACCAAGGTGTGGAAGGTGTGTGCAAAATCTTGGAGAGTGGTGCTTGGGGCTCTGGTATAGAAGCAGCTCTATATGGGGTCAGTGAAAAGCCTCAGCAAGGACTGATTATTGCAGTCTTAAAGAAGCTGAAGGATGTGAATACAGCCATAAACTATTTTCGATGGACTGAGAGGAGCACTAACCAAGTGCATTGCCCCGAGGCATATAATAGTCTCCTCATGATTATGGCTAGAAGTAAACAGTTCCATAATCTTGAAGAGATATTGGAGGAGATGAGTCATGCTGCTTTTGGTCCATCAAATAACACATGTATTGAATTTGTTTTATGCTGTGTAAAATCGCATTTGTTGGATGAGGCTTTCCAATTTATACAAATTATGAGAAAGTTCAAGTTCCGACCTGCCTTTTCAGCTTATACAACACTTATAGGCTCTCTTTCCGTGGTTAGCAAACCTGACCTTGTGCTTACTCTCTTTCAACAAATGCAAGAGTTAGGTTATGAGGTTAATGTACATTTGTTTACTACTGTCATCCGTGCTTTTGCTCGGGAAGGGAGAATAGATATTGTTCTCTCTCTACTAGATGAGATGAGAAACAATGCTTTTGTTGCAGACATTGTTCTTTATAATGTATGCATTGACTGTTTTGGGAAGCTTGGAAAGGTGGATATGGCCTGGAAATTCTTTCATGAAATGAAAGCACAGGGTTTTATGCCTGATGATGTGACATATACCAGCATGATTGGGGTTTTATGTAAAGCTAATAGGCTCGATGAAGCAGAAGAGCTTTTTAATCAGATGGAAGATGGTCGTGAAGTCCCATGTGCATATGCATATAGCACGATGATAATGGGTTACGGCTCAGCTGGAATGTTTGATAAAGCTTATATGCTCCTGGAGAGGCAAAAGGAAAAGGGGTCCATACCAAGTGTAATTGCATACAACTGCATTCTTACTTGCCTTGGTAAGAAAGGGAAGGTAGAAGAGGCTTTAAAGTTACTTAATGACATGAAGAAAGATGCGGCGCCCAACCTCTTAACATATAATCTTCTCATCGACATGCTATGCAGTGTAGGGAACGCAGATGCTGCTTTTGAGCTACAAGATTCCATGAGGGAAGCTGGTTTTGTTCCTCATGTTACAACAGTTAACATTATGATCAATCGTTTGTGTAAAGCCCATAAACTTGATGAAGCTTGTTCCATATTTGAAGGGCTGGGTGATAAATTCTGCACCCCGGATGCTGTAACATTTTGTACCTTAATAGATGGTTTAGGTCGCAGTGGTAGAGTGGATGATGCATACAGGTTGTATGAAAAGATGTTGGATTCTGGCCATGTTCCTAACGCTGTTGTATTTACGTCCCTTATAAAGAATTTCTTCAATGTTGGCAGGCCAGCAGATGGTCACAAGGTTTACAAGGAAATGCTTCGTAATGGCGTTTCTCCTGACCTGAGACTCTTTAATACTTATATGGATTGTGTTTTTAAAGCCCGTGAGGTGGATAAAGGCAGAGCATTGTTTGAGGAAATTAAGGCTAAAGGGTTTGTTCCAGACATCCGGAGCTATTCAGTATTGATAAATGGCCTTGTTAAGGCAGGTTTTGCACGTGAAACCTATCAGCTATATTACTCGATGAAGGAACAAGGCTATACATTGGATACTCGTGCATACAACATTATTATAGACGGATTTTGCAAGTCAGGTAAGGTGAACAAGGCCTACCAATTGCTGGAGGAAATGAGAGCAAAACATGTTGTGCCCACTGTAGTCACTTATGGTGCTGTAATTGATGGGCTTGCAAAGATTGACAGGCTTGATGAAGCATATATGCTCTTTGAAGAAGCTAAATCAATTGGGATCACTTTGAATGTTACTGTTTATAGTAGCCTTATTGACGGCTTTGGGAAAGTTGGTAGAATTGATGAAGCATATCTAATTATGGAAGAAATGATGCAAAATGGCTTGACACCTAATGTATACACATGGAATTCTCTGCTTAATGCACTGACTAAGGCAGAGGAGATCAATGAAGCCCTTGTCTGTTTCCAGTCGATGAAGGATTTGAAATGCACTCCAAATGCTTTCACTTATAGCATTCTTATTGATGGTCTTTGTCGTGTCCGTAAATTCAACAAGGCATTTGTATTTCTTCAGGATATGAAAAAGCAAGGACTTGAACCAAATGCAGTGACCTACACTACCATGATATGTGGACTTGCAAAGGCTGGCAATGTAACAGAAGCTTATGCGCTTTTCAAGAAGTTTAAAGAAAAGGGAGGCAGACTTGATTCAGCCTGTTATAATGCTACAATAGAGGGGCTAAGCATTGCAAATAGgggtttagatgcatacttgcTTTTTGAAGAAGCTCGGCAGAGAGGATTTGATATTCATTCTAAAACTTGTGTTGTTCTCTTAGATGCATTGCACCGTGCTGAATGTCTCGAACAGGCAGGATTTGTGGGTGCCATTCTGAAGGAAACAGCAAAAGCAAAGCATGCTTCAAGATCTTTTTGA